Within Bacillota bacterium, the genomic segment GCATTAATTTTTTTAATAAATGAGATTACATGATCATAATTGTCCAGTGGTTCTCCAGACCCCATTAAAACCACATTCCTTATTCTCATTCCCACATCTTTCTGCATTGCTAAAACCTGGTCGTAAATCTCACCTGAACTTAAATTACGTACCAGGCCTCCAAGACCTGAGGCGCACAGTTTGCATGCCATCCTGCAGCCTACTTGACTGGAAACACAGGCCGTAAAACCATGTCTGTATGACATCAGCACACCTTCAACGGCATTTCCGTCATGCAGCCCAAATAAATACTTTCGGGTACCATCCTGCTGGGAAACCTGCTTCTTTAAAACTGCGAGCCCACCTGCATGGCCAATTTTTTTTAAACGAGCCCTCAGGGTTACAGGCAGGTCCGTCATCTCGTCCAAGGAATTGACGCCGTGCTGAAAGAGCCATTTGGCAACCTGCTTCGCCCTAAAATTTTTTTCGCCTATTTCAAACATCAACTTTTCCAGCTGCTCGAGACTCATATCTTTATAAGCAATCTCGTCACCGGGAATGGTAAATACTCTATTATCATCCATAATTTACTATCCCCTATATATCAAATATTTCTACAAAAATGTGCTTAATCTCTCTTTTTATGCAACCTAGCTATAAAAAAACCGTCAATATGATGTTGGTGAGGTAATAATTGAACGTATCCTTTATTCAACTCGCCCAAATCCTGGGGGAGGTACCCTTCAAGTGAACCTAAATAAAAATTGTCGTGTGATGCTAAAAAACCTTTTACCAAATCAATATTTTCCTCATGGGTAATGGTGCAAGTGCTGTATACCATCACGCCACCAGGCTTAAGACATTTTCCAGCTTCCTCCAATAGTTCCTGCTGCAGTACTACTATTTCTTTAATTTGTCCTTCATTTTTGCGCCAGCGCGCATCCGGCCGTCTTCGTAAAACCCCTAAACCAGAACAAGGAGCATCCAATAAAACATAATCGGCCCAGTTGGCAAAATAGTCGGAAAGATCACGGGCATCTCCCAAATGGGTATTAACAATCGTTATTCCCAGGCGCTTGCAATTATCTTTCACTAACTCTAATTTGTGAGCATGAATATCACAGGCCATGATTTCGCCTTTGTCCCCCATAAGCTGGGCCAAGTGGGTGGTTTTACCGCCGGGTGCACTGGCCATATCAAGCACTTTAGTCCCCGGCTCAGGGGCCAGGGCATGCCCAACAAGCATGGAACTTTCGTCCTGCACCTGCATCAGCCCGTCTTTAAACGCCTTCAGTTGTCCCAGTCCGTGTACATTCTCCAACATTAGGCCCTCCGGTGCGAGAATTGTAGGAGTCACATCCAGGCCCTCTGCTTTAAGTTGGCTGGTCAATCCTTCCTTCGTTACTTTTAACGTATTTGTTCTTACTGTCGTTGGGGCCGAATTGTTATTTGCCTTGCAAATTTCCGTAGCTTCATCAAGGCCAAACATTTCCCCCCACCTCTGAACTATCCATTGGGGATGGGAATATTTTAAAGAAATATATTTTACAGTATCTTGATTGGGATCAGGGAAATTAATATCACCTTTTTTACGGGTGACATTACGCAAGACCCCATTCACAAACTTAACTGCCCCTGGATTTTCATACCGCCTGGCCAGGTTGGCTGATTCGTTGCATGCAGCAGAATCAGGAACTCTATCCATGTAAAGAATCTGGTAAATCCCCAACCGCAAAACGTTTCGGACCACCGGGGTTTGTTTTACTAGGGGTTTTTTAAGAAACTGGTCCAATACCCAATCCAAACTATTAAGCGAACGTAAGGTACCGTATACTAATTCGGTTGCGAAAGCACGGTCCAGCCTCTTTGCATTTTCCCGCTCTAACAACGACCTCAAGGCTAGATTGGCATAGGCCCCCTGGCTTTCAACTGCTAGCAGTACCTGTAACGCCATTTCTCTGGCAC encodes:
- the rlmN gene encoding 23S rRNA (adenine(2503)-C(2))-methyltransferase RlmN: MDDNRVFTIPGDEIAYKDMSLEQLEKLMFEIGEKNFRAKQVAKWLFQHGVNSLDEMTDLPVTLRARLKKIGHAGGLAVLKKQVSQQDGTRKYLFGLHDGNAVEGVLMSYRHGFTACVSSQVGCRMACKLCASGLGGLVRNLSSGEIYDQVLAMQKDVGMRIRNVVLMGSGEPLDNYDHVISFIKKINAEYGLNISYRHITLSSCGLVPQIKSLSEEKMPITLAVSLHAPNNRLRNLLVPINKKYSLQELLSACAHYAGVTGRRITFEYALIADLNDTQELAEELAEKLKKLLCLVNLIPANPVPERGIERTTKTKVVRFKTILEAKGVNVTVRRELGTDIDAACGQLRRRVLGRKSRYE
- the rsmB gene encoding 16S rRNA (cytosine(967)-C(5))-methyltransferase RsmB; this translates as MALQVLLAVESQGAYANLALRSLLERENAKRLDRAFATELVYGTLRSLNSLDWVLDQFLKKPLVKQTPVVRNVLRLGIYQILYMDRVPDSAACNESANLARRYENPGAVKFVNGVLRNVTRKKGDINFPDPNQDTVKYISLKYSHPQWIVQRWGEMFGLDEATEICKANNNSAPTTVRTNTLKVTKEGLTSQLKAEGLDVTPTILAPEGLMLENVHGLGQLKAFKDGLMQVQDESSMLVGHALAPEPGTKVLDMASAPGGKTTHLAQLMGDKGEIMACDIHAHKLELVKDNCKRLGITIVNTHLGDARDLSDYFANWADYVLLDAPCSGLGVLRRRPDARWRKNEGQIKEIVVLQQELLEEAGKCLKPGGVMVYSTCTITHEENIDLVKGFLASHDNFYLGSLEGYLPQDLGELNKGYVQLLPHQHHIDGFFIARLHKKRD